From the Purpureocillium takamizusanense chromosome 6, complete sequence genome, one window contains:
- the CCG6 gene encoding clock-controlled protein 6 (COG:S~SECRETED:SignalP(1-17~SECRETED:cutsite=ASA-HY~SECRETED:prob=0.8205)~EggNog:ENOG503P7AR), translating to MKFTAAVVLAAAAGASAHYKGNATVVTEVVDVYTTFCPAPTQITHGTKTYTVTAPTTLTITDCPCTITKPVITTSSVACHTCGGYTNSTAPTGVPSTAVPPPVGTGSVTPVVPPTAVPTAGAGRLAGAGLAGIVGLAAFVL from the exons ATGAAGTTcaccgctgccgtcgtcctcgccgccgctgctggcgcctcTGCCCACTACAAGGGCAACGCCACGGTCGTCACCGAGGTCGTTGACGTGTACACCACCTTCTGCCCGGCTCCCACCCAGATCACCCACGGCACCAAGACGTACACCGTCACCGCG CCCACCACTCTGACCATCACCGACTGCCCTTGCACCATCACCAAGCCGGTCATCACCACCTCCTCGGTTGCCTGCCACACCTG CGGTGGCTACACCAACAGCACCGCTCCCACTGGTGTTccctccaccgccgtccCTCCCCCTGTCGGCACTGGCAGCGTCACCCCCGTTGTTCCCCCCACCGCCGTTCCCACCGCCGGTGCTGgccgcctggccggcgcTGGTCTGGCTGGTATTGTCGGTCTTGCTGCTTTCGTCCTGTAA
- a CDS encoding uncharacterized protein (EggNog:ENOG503Q477~COG:L) → MPAPPHPALPGAAEPVHAARFDPWNSSSTGHQRGDRRPGTSWRDARTRKVNSQFRSGGGGDDDASDGGQSSPSPLGQGRRSVADMLARPGLMRRAMEQSGGGRLATGRDGMSTTTGTGTTMGPSATAGDSRHQQQHQPAMTTKASTTDEQAGTGTHVARENNTGSGILAGVVAYVNGSTYPLVSDHRLRQLLAEHGAAMSLHLGRRRVTHVILGRPSSAGRGAGGGLAGGKLEREIRRVAGCGVKFVGVEWILESIKAGKRLPEARFATLKIAPQAQGSVYGLFSGRDAAASRNGV, encoded by the exons atgcccgcgccgccgcatccagCTCTCCCCGGGGCTGCCGAGCCcgtccacgccgcgcgcTTCGACCCCTGGAactcgtcatcgacgggcCACCAGCGCGGCGACCGTCGCCCGGGCACCTCGTGGCGTgacgcgcgcacgcgcaagGTCAACTCCCAGTTccgtagcggcggcggcggcgatgatgatgctaGTGATGGCGGCCagtcgtcaccgtcaccgctCGGTCAGGGGCGACGCAGCGTCGCCGATATGCTGGCCCGGCCGGGTCTCATGCGACGGGCCATGGAGCagtccggcggcggccgcctcgcgacGGGCCGTGATGGTATGTCCACCACTACtggcaccggcaccaccatggGCCCGTCTGCGACGGCAGGGGACAGCcgacaccagcagcagcaccaacccgcgatgacgacgaaggcatcgacgacggacgagcaAGCCGGTACGGGCACGCACGTCGCCAGGGAGAACAACACCGGGagcggcatcctcgccggcgtggtcgCGTACGTCAACGGCAGCACGTACCCGCTCGTCTCGGACCACCGGCTacggcagctgctggccgagcacggcgccgccatgtcgctgcacctcggccgccggcgcgtcaCGCACGTCATCCTAGGCCGTCCCTCgtccgccggccgcggcgccggcggcgggctggctggcgggaaGCTGGAGAGGGAGATTCGCCGCGTggccggctgcggcgtcaAGTTTGTCGGCGTGGAGTG GATCCTGGAAAGTATCAAGGCCGGTAAGAGGCTCCCCGAAGCGCGCTTTGCCACCCTGAAGATTGCGCCTCAGGCGCAGGGAAGCGTGTACGGGCTCTTTTCCGGACgggacgccgcggcgtctcgCAATGGAGTCTGA
- a CDS encoding Propionate--CoA ligase (EggNog:ENOG503NYF6~COG:I~TransMembrane:1 (i122-140o)), with translation MPHMQDDILRLSLDEPEKFWAHQAGHLSWHVKPTATLHHTKRTLAGSGVTHDSWEWFPGGEISTCYNCLDRHVVAGNGDEVAIFYDSPVTGAKERYTYARLLDEVEALAGALREQGVRRGDVVMLYMPMIPAAVVGILAVNRLGAIHSVVFGGFAPNALAQRIDACQPVALLTASCGIDGTKPPIAYRPLVEEAVSLAKHKPPRTIIWQRDQLRWNPTNRAQGQATWQKVVRSARARGVRAGCVPVKSSDPVYIIHTSGTTGAPKGVLREAGGHAVGLHLSISYLFNIHGPGDVAFTASDIGWVVGHSYIVYAPLLAGAATVLYEGKPVGTPDASAFWRVVEEYKVNTMFTAPTALRAIKRDDPENKFLSKIGERGGLRSLKALFLAGERSEPTLISMYQELLTKYAAPSAHVIDNWWSTEAGSPITGRALVPHAGRDRKTTARDHLPPALKPGSAGKAMPGFDIRIVDDDGAEVAKGTMGNIVLGMPLAPTGFRTLWADEERFYKSYLKRFQGKWLDTGDSGWIDEDGYVHVMSRNDDVLNVSAHRLSSGGIEQAIASHPLVAESCVVGIPDALKGQLPFAFITLSTPDHPTSAVPDARVASEIQDLVRRQVGAIASLGGVVQGKGMIPKTRSGKTLRRVLRELVDNAVHADFDKPVAVPSTVEDAGVVEVARAKVREYFEKHGARHAAVEQRTKAKL, from the exons ATGCCGCACATGCAAGATGACATCCTGCGTCTCAGCCTGGACGAGCCGGAGAAGTTCTGGGCGCACCAGGCGGGCCATCTCTCGTGGCACGTCAAGCCGACGGCCACGCTGCACCACACCAAGCGCACGCTtgcgggcagcggcgtcacGCACGACAGCTGGGAGTGGTTCCCAGGCGGCGAGATATCGACCTGCTACAACTGCCTCGACCGCCACGTCGTGGCCGGCAATGGTGATGAGGTGGCCATCTTCTACGACAGCCCCGTGACGGGCGCAAAGGAGCGCTACACGTACGcgcggctgctcgacgaggtcgaggccctAGCTGGGGCCCTGAGAGAGCAGGGCGTCCGCAGGGGCGATGTCGTCATGTTGTACA TGCCCATgatccccgccgccgtcgtgggcatcctggccgtcaaccgcctcggcgccatccactccgtcgtcttcggcggcttCGCCCCCAACGCTCTCGCTCAGCGCATAGACGCCTGCCAGCCTGTCGCCCTGCTCACCGCGTCgtgcggcatcgacggcaccaAGCCCCCCATCGCGTACCgcccgctcgtcgaggaggccgtcTCTCTTGCCAAGCACAAACCCCCGCGCACCATCATCTGGCAGCGTGATCAGCTCCGATGGAATCCCACCAACCGCGCCCAGGGGCAGGCAACTTGGCAAAAGGTGGTcaggagcgcgagggcgaggggcgtcAGGGCCGGCTGCGTGCCTGTCAAGAGCAGCGACCCGGTATACATCATCCACACGTCCGGCACGACAGGCGCCCCCAAGGGCGTGCTGAGGGAAGCGGGAGGGCACGCCGTCGGCTTGCATCTGTCCATCAGCTATCTCTTCAACATCCACGgacccggcgacgtcgcgtTTACCGCGTCGGACATTGGCTGGGTCGTTGGTCATTCGTACATTGTCTACGCCCCGCTGCtagccggcgccgccaccgtcttATACGAGGGCAAGCCCGTGGGCACGCCCGATGCCTCGGCTTTCTGgcgagtcgtcgaggagTACAAGGTCAACACGATGTTCACCGCGCCCACAGCCCTACGGGCCATCAAGCGAGACGACCCGGAGAACAAGTTCCTCTCCAAAATCGGCGAGAGGGGCGGCCTGCGCTCGCTCAAGGCTCTgttcctcgccggcgagcgctCCGAACCCACCCTCATCTCCATGTATCAAGAGCTCCTCACCAAGTAcgccgccccgtcggcgCACGTCATCGACAACTGGTGGTCCACCGAGGCCGGGTCCCCCATCACGGGCCGAGCCCTCGTGccccacgccggccgcgaccgcaagacgacggcgcgagACCACCTGCCGCCTGCGCTCAAGCCCGGGAGCGCGGGCAAGGCGATGCCCGGCTTCGACATCCGCatcgtggacgacgacggagccgaggtggccaaggGGACCATGGGGAACATTGTCCTCGGCATGCCCCTTGCTCCGACCGGCTTCCGCACCCTCtgggcggacgaggagcgaTTCTATAAGAGCTACCTAAAGAGATTTCAGGGCAAGTGGCTCGACACGGGCGACTCGGGGTGGATTGATGAGGACGGTTACGTCCACGTCATGAGCAGaaacgacgacgtgctcaaCGTGAGCGCCCATCGCCTTTCAAGTG GCGGCATCGAGCAGGCTATCGCATCGCACCCCCTGGTCGCCGAGTcgtgcgtcgtcggcataCCCGACGCCCTCAAGGGCCAGCTCCCCTTCGCCTTCATCACGCTGTCAACGCCCGACCACCCGAcgtcggcggtgccggaCGCGCGCGTGGCCTCGGAGATCCAGGACCTGGTGCGCAGACAggtcggcgccatcgcctcgctgggcggcgtcgtgcagGGCAAGGGCATGATCCCCAAGACGCGGTCGGGCAagacgctgcgccgcgtgcTGCGCGAGCTGGTCGACAACGCCGTCCACGCCGACTTTGacaagcccgtcgccgtgccgagcaccgtcgaggacgcgggcgtcgtcgaggttgcgAGGGCAAAGGTGAGGGAGTACTTTGAGAAGCACGGCGCCAGGCACGCCGCGGTCGAGCAGAGGACCAAGGCGAAGCTGTGA